The segment TTGTAGAGACCGTATTGGTAGTACGGCAGTCCGGCATTCGTCGCGAACGCGTCGTAGGTGGCCACGCCGCCGGGCCGCTGGAAGGAGCGGCCGAGGCTGCCGTCGATCGCGCCGGTCGAGCTGATGCCGCGCGTCTTGTAGTCCTCCCATACGACGTTGCTGCCGGGCAACGCCGCGCCGCCGTTCACATAGAAGGAGTCGATGCCGGAGAACTGGTTCGCAAAATTGCCGACCCACGGGTTGTAGCCGGGGTTGAACTTGCCGGCATCCGGCCCGCCGTTGATGACCGGACGGACCTGCCCGTGATTCGGCCGGCCCGTATTGTCATCCTGGAGCTGGAACGGATTGAACGTCTCGCGGTTCAGGTTGTTGAAGACCCGCGTCTGGCCAAAGGTCACCGGCGTCGAGACCCCATCGATGATCGCCTGGCCCGTGCCCTTGTAGACGCCGTTGTACGTACCGGTGTAGAACCACGGCGTGATCCGATCGAGCGGCGGCAGCGAGCGCGGGCGGTTGCTGCGCACGTTGCCGTTTTCGAAGTTCGCCTTGAGGATCGTGCGCGCCGAACCCTTCTTGAGGAAGTTGGGCTCGTAACGGAATGCCCCATACGCACGGCGGTTGTCCTCGAAGGCCGGCTCCTGCTGGAACTGGTTCTTCTCGTGCAACACGTCGACGCGCGCGGCGAGCTCGTTCGGCAGGATGACCTTGTTGAAGTTGCCCACCCAGCGCACGCTGCCCCAGTTGTCGACGCGGACGCCGACTTCGTTGGTGTCGCGGAAGCCGGCCTGCTTCAAGCCGGCGTTGAGCAAACCTGCCGGACTGCCCAACCCGAACAGAATTGAGTTCGGCCCGCGCTGCAGATCGACGCGATCGAGGTTAAACGAGTCCCAGGGGATATCCGAGAGGAAGAAATCCCGGGTGTTGTCCGCGGCGGCGAGGCCGCGCACGCGCGTGTTGGCGTTCGGCCGCGTGAAGCGGTCCGCCTCGTTCAGCACCGCGCCGTCGCCGAGTCCCGCGAAGTTGCCCCGAATGCTGCCGACCTCCGTGCCGGCCGTGTACTGGAGCAGCGTTTCGTTGTTCGTCGCCTGCACGTCCTTCAGCAACTGGCTCGTAATCACTGTCACCGCGTTGCCGATATCGCGCAGATCGGTGTTCAAGCGGTTGCCGGCGAGGGTGTGCGCGGCCGCATAGCCGCGATCATCCGACGCGGACACCTCGAACGGCGAGAGCACGACGAGTTGATCATCTTCGCCCTCAGCGGCGGAACTCGCCGGTGGGGCAGCCGTCTGCGCTCGCGCAGCGCCGGCCGTGAGGCACAGCGCTGACGCAAGCGTCAGGGCGCATCTGACTAGGTGTGTGTGGTTTGTCACTTGCATGCCTTGGTTTCGGCGCGGGACGCCCAAGAGCAGGCGCCCGCGCCATAGGGTGGGGGAAGGCAACGCGCGTCGGCGGAAGCGCCGAAGCGGGGGGAAGCGGAGAAAGGGAGGGTTGGCTCGCGCAACCCGACGTTCACCTTGTAGTGAGCGTCAGGTTACAGCGGGGGTTGGGTGGGGCGGTGCGTACAAGATGCGAGCAGTACGAAAACGCGCGTCGCCCCGCCGTCTAACCTTAGAATAGCCTGTCATATCTCGCCGCTCGCTCCGGCGAATTCCCGCTCTCGAACCCACCGCGTGCTCGTCGCCGGCGCCGCGCTCCCGGCTACAAAATGCGCACAGGTTTGGCCAACACTCGCGCAGTGACTTGCGCCCACCCGTGGCAAACTCTAGCTGGCAGTCTCAGACATGATCTCACCACACGAACCCACCGCCGCACCGGTGCCCCCTTCCCCCATCAACCTCGACCTAGTCCGCAAATACTCGGTCCCGGGCCCACGCTACACCTCGTACCCGCCGGCCACGCAGTTTACTCCGGAGCTGGGTTCGCTCGCGCTCGAAGAGGCCATCGCCGAGGACAATACGCCGGATGCCGGGCCGCTCTCGCTCTATTTCCACCTGCCGTTTTGCGAAACCCGTTGCTGGTTCTGCGGCTGCACCACGGTCGTCACGCGCCGGCGTGAGTCCGCTGCGGAATACCTCGACTGGCTCGGCCAGGAAATGCGCCTCACCGCGGCGCGCATGAACCGCGCGCGGCCGGTCACGCAGATTCACCTCGGCGGCGGCACGCCGACGTTTTTTCCACCCGACGAGCTGCGCCGGCTCGGCACGATGATCCGCGAGCTCTTCACGGTGTCACCGGATGTCGAATTCAGCGTCGAGGTCGATCCTCGCCGGCTGACGTTCGACCACGTGGCCGCCCTGCGTGAGATCGGTGCACGCCGCGCGTCGCTCGGCGTGCAGGACACCAATCCCGAGGTGCAGCTGGCGATTCACCGCGTCCAGCCCCAAGCGCAGAACCAGCGCGCCGTCGAGTGGCTGCGCGAGGCGGGTTTCAATTCGATCAATGTCGACCTGATCCACGGCCTTCCGCTGCAGACCGCCACATCGTTCGGCCACACGATCGACGACGTGCTCACGCTACAGCCCGAGCGGCTGGTGGTATTCAGCTATGCGCACGTGCCGTGGATCAAACCGGCGCAGCGGATCTTCGACGATCGCGGGCAGTTGCCCAGCGCCGAGGAAAAACTCGGGATGTTCGCCCTGGCGCACGCCCGACTCACGGCCGCAGGTTATGTCGACATCGGGCTCGATCACTTTGCCCGGCCGGATGACGAACTCGCCATCGCGCAGCGCTCCGGCACGCTGCACCGCAACTTCCAAGGTTACAGCACGCACGCCGGCGCTTCCCTCTACGCTTTCGGCATGTCGTCCATCTCGTCGACGCCGACGACCTACCGGCAGAACCACAAGACGCTGCCGGCTTGGCGCGATGCGATCGTCGCCGGCCAGCTCCCGATCGAGCGCGGACTGCGGCTCTCGCTGGAGGACCGCCGCCGCCGCACGATCATCATGAAGATCATGTGTGACCGCCGGCTCGACTACGCCGCCCTCTCGCAGGTGTTCGGGTTCAATTTCAGCGAACGCTACGCCGCGATCCTCGGCTCGATGTCCGACCTCGAAGCCGATGGTTTGATCGAGCGCACGGGCCAGGCGCTTACTGTCAAGCCCGTGGGCGTGCCGCTGCTGCGCGTGATTGCGATGAGGTTCGATGAGTATCTGGCCGCTGCGGCCGGCGAGCAGCGACACTCGAAGACGATCTGAGGCATCGCGCTGCATTGACGCTACACCGGTCGTCCGGTAGCCCGTCTGCCGACACCGTCTACCGTCACACCGTCCACCGTCGCTGCATGCCTTTTCGCATCGCCAAGTCCTTCACCGTCGAAAGCGGCCATCTGCTCACCAAGCATCCCGGCTCCTGCCGGTTCCCGCACGGACACAGCCGCACGATCGAAATCATCGTGACCAGCGACCAGCTGGATGCCGCCGACATGGTGTGCGATTTCAAGGCGCTCAAAGCCGCCGCGACCGACGCGGTCCACCGTTTCGACCACACCTTCGCGCTCAACACGGCCGATCCGCGTTTTGCGGAGCTGCGCGCCGCGTATGGCGACCATGTCGTCGCGTTCCCCGACACGGATCCGACGACGGAGGTGCTCGCCCGCGAAATCTTTCAGCAGGTGCGGGCCAAGCTGCAGGTGCCCGGTGTCCGACTCGAGCGAGTTCGCGTCACCGAAACCGCGACCAGCTGGGCGGAGTATTGGGAGTAGCGACAGCATTCAGCCACGATGCGCGCGCTCATCGTGTAGCCGGGGTCGCCGACCCGGGCCCGGCCTCAGCGAGGCCGGCTACATCAAGCCACCCCCGGGGACAGCTCTGGCCGCGGACCTCGAGCACACCGTTCTCGCGAGTTGCCATTCGGGCGGGGGCGTCTGAGATTCGGTCTCCGTTTTCATCGATGTCAGCTGATCTCTCCGAACTGTATCAACAGGTCATCCTCGACCACAACAAGCGCCCCCGCAACCGCGGCACGCTGCCCAAGGCGAACCGCGTGGCCCATGGCGATAATCCTTCCTGCGGCGACCAGTGCAGCGTCTATCTCCGACTGGACGGCGATCGCATCGCCGACATCAGCTTCGATGGTTCCGGTTGCGCGATCTCGCAGGCCAGCGCCTCGTTGATGACGACACAGCTGAAAGGCAAGACCGCGGGCGAGGCCGAGCAGTTGTTCAAACAGTTCCACGACATCGTGACCAGCGGCCAGGCGCCGGAGGAGATCAGCGATCTCGCGGCGTTTGCCGGCGTGCATGCCTTCCCCGCGCGGATCAAATGCGCAACGCTTGGCTGGCATGCGGCGCTCAACGCGCTCCACGGCGATCCCGCCGAGGCGACGACGGAGAGCCACAACGACTGAGTTGCGGCCCATGAGTCTAGAGCTGAGAGCCCAGAGCCCAGAGCCGCAAGCTGTCGGACATTCGTTCTGCGCGAGGCTCCAGGCTCTTAGCTCTAAGCTCTAGACTTTCAGCCCCCCTTCCATGCCCTCCTGGTCCACCGTCCGTGACGATTTTCCGATCCTGCATCAGCAGGTTCACGGAAAGCCGTTGGTCTATCTCGACAACGCCGCCACGACGCAGAAGCCGCGCAGCGTGATCGATGCGCTCGTGCACTACTACGAGCGCGACAACGCCAACGTGCACCGCGGGCTGCACGCGCTATCCACCCGCGCTACCGATGCCTACGAAGGCGCCCGCGCGCGCATCGCCCGGTTTCTCAACGCCGCCGATCCCGCGGAAATCATTTTTACGCGCGGCACCACGGAGAGCGTCAACGTCGTCGCCCGCAGCTTGGCGCACGTGCTGAAGCCCGGCGACGTGATTCTTTCCACGGAGATGGAGCATCACTCCAACCTCGTGCCCTGGCAGCAGCTCGCGCGGGCCACCGGCGCGAAGCTCCGGTTCGTGCCGATCGTCGGCGCGGACGCCGAGGGCGGACTCGATCTCGCTGCCCTCGACCGGCTGCTTACGCCGGAGGTCAAGGTCTTCGCGTTCACGCACCTATCCAACACGCTGGGCACGATCAATCCCATCGCTGAACTCTGCGCCCGCGCACGCGCAATCGGCGCGCTCACGGTGATCGACGCCGCGCAATCCGGCGGACACGCCCCGCTCGATGTGCGGGCGCTCGGGTGCGACTACCTCGTGCTGTCCGGCCACAAGATGTGCGGTCCGACCGGCATCGGCGTGCTTTACGGAAAACGCGAACTGCTGGACCGGCTCACGCCCACCGAAACCGGCGGAGGAATGGTCGTGACGGTTCACTACGAAGACGCCACGTGGAAGCCATCACCCGAACGGTTCGAGGCCGGCACGCCGAACATCGCCGGCGCCATCGGACTCGCCGCGGCGTGCGACTACCTCGACGCGCTCGGTCGCGACGCGATTGCGCGGCATGACCACGAACTCGGCCGGCTCGCTTACGAGAAGCTCGCCGAACTGCCAGGCATCCGGTTGATCGGACCACGCGACGGTCGGAGCGGCGTGGTGAGCTTCGCGTTCGAAGGCGTGCATGCCCACGACGTGGTGACGTTCGCCGACGAGGATGGCATCGCACTGCGCGGCGGGCATCACTGCAACCAGCCATTGATGCGCAAGCTGGGCCTCACCAGTACCACGCGGGCGAGCTTTTATCTCTACAACACGCCCGAGGAAATCGACGCGCTGGTCGCGAGTCTGCGCAAGATCCTGAAGTTCTTCGGCGTGAGCTGAAATCCGTGGGGACGCGACGCCCTCGTCGCGTCTTCCGCGTTCGCCAGCCAAACCGCCACGACTGGGCCGTCGCGGCTCCATCCGTTGTAGCCGGGGTCGCTGACCCCGGCTCGGCCTCGACGAGACCGACTACAACATCCCGCCTGCGAAAGATCGTGGAGGTGCGACGCCCTCGTCACGTCTTCCGCCTTCCCCAGCCAGACCGCCGCGACGGGGCATCGCGGCTTCATGCAAATCGGGCCCTCCGCGCCGCACTATAAGATCCGCCCGCAATCTTTGCGTCAGCAAAGCCAAGTCATGCGCAGCCGTATGCCGCATTTTTTGCGACAGTCGCAGCTCCGTCGGCCAGCCCTTCCGGGGTCGTTCGGCGTCTCCCCCTACATGAATACCAACGGCCGCAAGACCACTTTTAAGATTCTCGACGGCAACGAGGCGGCAGCCTCCGTTGCTTACCGGCTCAACGAGCTGATCGCGATTTACCCGATCACCCCGTCGTCTCCGATGGCGGAATATTGCGACGAATGGGCCGCAGCTGGAAAGAAGAACCTCTGGGGCGAGATCCCGCGCATCGTCGAGATGCAGTCCGAAGGCGGCGCCGCGGGTGCCGTGCACGGCGGATTGCTGGGCGGCGCGCTCACCACGACGTTCACTGCATCGCAGGGCCTCCTGCTGATGGTTCCCAACCTCTACAAGATCGCGGGCGAGCTGCTGCCGCTCACGATCCATGTCAGCGCCCGCGCGCTCGCCGCGCAGGGTCTCTCGATCTTCGGCGACCAGGCCGACGTCATGGCCTGCCGCGCCACGGGTTGCGCGCTGCTGTGCAGCAACTCGACGCAGGAAGCGCACGACTTCGCGCTGATCGCCATCGCCGCGAGCTATCGCAGCCGGGTGCCGTTCATTCACTTCTTCGACGGCTTCCGCACCTCGCACGAGGTGCAGAAGATCACCACCATCTCCGATGACGAGATTCGCGCGGTCATCGACGAGAAGGATATCGCCGCGTTCCGCGCGCGGATGATGACGCCCGACAAGCCGACGCTGCGCGGCACCGCCCAGAACCCGGACGTGAACTTCCAGGGTCGCGAGGCCGTGAACCGGTTCTACGACGCCCTCCCCACCATCGTGCAGGAAACGATGGATCGTTTCGCCGCGGTCACCGGCCGCGCCTACAAACTCTTCGACTACCACGGTCATCCCGAAGCCGAGCGCGTCGCGATCGCGATGGGCAGCGGCGTGGAGACGCTCTGCGAGACGGCCGACTGGCTGGCCGCCAAGGGCGAGAAGGTCGGCGTGATCGCCGTCCGCCTGTTCCTCCCCTTCCATGTGAAGTCCTTCATGGCCGCGTTGCCGAAGACGGTGAAAGCCATCGCGGTGCTCGATCGCACGAAGGAGCCGGGCGCGCTCGGCGAGCCGCTCTACCAGACCGTCATCACCGCGCTGGCCGAAGCCCGCTCCGAGCTCGCGGGTTCGCCGCGCGTCGTCGGCGGCCGCTACGGCCTCGGCTCGAAGGAATTCACGCCCGCCATGGTGCGCGCGGTCTTCGAGAACCTCTCGCGCTGGGAGCCGAAGAATCATTTCACGGTCGGCATCATCGATGACGTCACCGGCACCTCGCTGCCGTTCGACGCCGAGTGGGACATCGAAGCCGACGACGTTCGCCGCTGCGTGTTCGTTGGACTCGGCGCTGACGGCACGGTCGGCGCGAACAAGAATTCGATCAAGATCATCGGCGAACAGACGGATTTCTACGCGCAGGGCTACTTCGTCTACGACTCGAAGAAGTCCGGCTCGGTCACGACGTCGCACCTGCGGTTCGGCCCGCGGCCGGTGCACGCGCCGTATCTCATCCGGCAGGGCGGCTTCGTCGCCTGCAGTCAGTTCAGCTTTGTCGGACGCACCGAAGTGCTCGGCTACGCCAAGCCCGGCGCCACCGTGCTGCTCAACTCGCCCTACTCGCCCGAGCAAACCTGGAAGGTCCTCCCGCGCGAATGGCAGTCGACGCTCATCAGCAAGAAGCTCCGGCTGTTCGTGATCGACGCGACGAAGGTTGCGCACGACAGCGGCATGGGCCGTCGCACCAACACGGTGTTGCAGACCTGCTTCTTCGCACTCTCCGGCGTGCTCCCGCAGGACGAGGCGATCGCCCACATCAAGAAGGCCATCACCAAGACCTACGGCCGCAAGGGCGAGAAGGTCGTGCAGATGAACCATGCCGCGGTTGACGCCGCGCTCGCCGGACTCTTCGAGGTGAAGATTCCCGCCGCGCCGGAAACCGAGGCGGTTGCCACCGTGCCTCCGGCCTACGCCGACGCGCCGGAATTCGTCCGCCAGGTCACCGCCAAGCTGCTCGCCAACGAAGGCGATCTCATGCCGGTCAGCGCCATCCCGCTCGACGGCTGCTGGCCGACGGGCACCGCGCGGTTCGAGAAACGCAACATCGCGCTCGAGATTCCCGTCTGGGACCCGGCGATCTGCATCCAGTGCAACAAGTGCGCGATGGTTTGCCCGCACGCCGCGATCCGCCCGAAGTTCTTCGATCCGGCCGAGCTGGCCAAAGCCCCCGAGGGCTTCCAGTCCGTGCCGTTCAAATCCACCGAGTTCGCCGGCCGGCACTACACGCTGCAGGTCGCCGCGGAAGATTGCACCGGCTGCTCGATCTGCGTGCAGGTCTGCCCGGCCAAGGACAAGACCAATCCGAAACACAAGGCGATCGACATGACGCCGCAGGCCCCGCTGCTCGCGAAGGCCCGCCGGGATTGGGACTTCTTCACCAAGCTGCCTGATCCGGACCGCACCAAGATCGACGTTTCGACGGTCAAGAACGCGCAGTTCCTCACGCCGCTGTTCGAATTCTCCGGCGCGTGCGCCGGTTGCGGCGAGACGCCTTACATCAAGCTCATCACGCAGCTGTTCGGCGACCGCATGGTCGTCGGCAACGCGACGGGCTGTTCCTCGATCTACGGTGGCAACCTGCCGACCACGCCTTACTGCAGCGATCACCACGGCCGCGGTCCGACCTGGGCCAACTCGCTCTTCGAGGACAACGCCGAGTTCGGTCTCGGCCTGCACCTCGCGGTCGAGCAGCGCGCCCGCACCGCGAAGGAGATGCTCAACCGGCTCGCGCCGAAACTCGACGCCGGGCTCGTGCAGTCGCTCCTCAGCGCCGACCAATCGAACGAAGCTGGCATCGCCGCGCAGCGCGAACGCGTCGCCCAGTTGAAGGATGCCCTCCGTGCGATGGACAGCTTCGAGGCCAAGCGGCTCGCGTTCCTCGCGGACGATCTCGTCAAGAAATGCACGTGGATCTTCGGCGGTGACGGCTGGGCTTACGATATTGGCTACGGCGGACTGGATCACGTCCTCGCCTCCGGCGCGAACGTCAAGGTGCTGGTCCTCGACACCGAGGTTTATTCCAACACCGGTGGCCAGTCCTCGAAGGCCACGCCGATGGGCGCGGTCGCGAAGTTCGCCGCTTCCGGCAAGGCGATCGCCAAGAAGGATCTCGCGCTGATCGCGATGCAATACGGCCACGTCTACGTCGCGCGCGTCGCCTTCGGCGCCAAGGACAGCCAAACGCTGCAGGCGATCCGCGAAGCCGAGGCCTACAACGGCCCCGCGCTGATCATCGCCTACTCGCACTGCATCGCGCACGGCTTCCCGCTGGAGCACGGACTCGAGCAGCAGAAGCTCGCGGTGGACACCGGCTACTGGCCGCTCTTCCGCTACGACCCGCGACTGGCGGCCAAGGGCGAAGTGCCGCTCAAGCTGGACTCCCCGGCGCCAAAGACGGAGCTCGCCAAGTTCATGGCCAACGAGACGCGGTTCGGCATTCTCCGCAATGTCGCCCCGGCTCGCGCCGAGGAACTCGCGACGCAGGCCCAGGCCCAGGTGCGGCAGCACTATGCGCTGTATCAGCATCTCGCCTCGCCGGCGCACACCAACGGCAACGGCCACGCGCCGGCCGCCGCGGTGCCCGCGCCCAAGCCGGTGACGCCGCCGAAGCCTTCCGCTTCCTAAGCGGTCGGCACTCGCGGGTGCCGGCTCGCACGCTCCACCCGCTGTTCTTTTCCAGATGCTCCGGTCAGCCCCGCTGGCCGGAGCATCTTTTTCCACCGGCGCCTCACCCGCGCTTGATCGGTCGGCCACTCCACGCCATGCTCGCGATCGCCGCGATCATCCATGGAGCTTGATTTGTCTCCCTCGGCGTCACGAACAACCTTTCTCACCATGCAACTCAACCTCGCGACGACCTACCTCGGACTCCCGCTGCGCAATCCACTCATCGTGGGGGCGTCTCCCTTCTCTGACGATCTCGAGGCCGCCCGGCAGCTGCAGGAAGCCGGTGCCGCCGCCCTCGTGATGCGCTCGCTCTTCGAGGAGCAGATCGACCTCGAACAGCGCGCGCTCAACCGCGATCTCGAGGCGCTGACCGAGAGCTTCGCCGAGGCGAGCTCGTTCTTCCCGGAATACGGCGAATACCAGCTCACGCCCGACCGTTATCTGCGCCAGATCGAGCTGCTCACCAGCGAGCTCGACATTCCCATCATCGCCTCGCTCAACGGCCGGCACCCCGGCGGCTGGCTCGACTACGCGCGCAAGTTCGAAGCCGCCGGCGCCGACGCGATCGAGCTCAATTTCTACCAACTCGTCACTGACCCGAAGGTCTCCGGCGACGAGATCGAGGACGAGTTGATCGAGACGCTCCGCAGCGTCGTCACGGCCGTCCGCATTCCCGTCGCGGTGAAGCTCTCTCCTTTTCACACCTCGTTGCCGCATTTCACCCAAGCCCTGCGCCAGGCGGGTGCCGCCGGACTCGTGCTGTTCAACCGGCTCTATCAACCCGACTTCGACGTCGACGCGCTCGAAGTGCAGCCCACGCTGCGGCTCTCCGATCCGGGCGAGTTGCTCCTGCGGTTGCGCTGGCTCGCGATCCTGTCGCCCAATCACCTGGGTTCGCTGGCGGCCAGTGGCGGCGTGCATTCGGGCACGGATGTCGCGAAAGCGGTGCTCGCCGGCGCCGATGCCGTGCAGATCGTGTCGGCGGTCCTTCGCCAGGGCCCGGCCGTGCTGAAGACGCTGCTGCAGGATTTTGAGACTTGGATGCGTACGCACGAGTACACGCATGTCGGCGAATTCCGCGGCGGACTCAACTTGCGGCACTGCCCCGATCCGGCGGCACTCGAGCGCGCAAACTATCAGCGCATTCTCCAGACGTGGAAGATCTGACCGCGGGCGAACCGTCGCCTGCTCCACGTTGGTGCTTGGTCGCCGGGTGCGTCCCGCGCGCCCGGTAATCGGTGCTCCGGTTGCTTGCGTTTGTCGCCCGAACGCTGTCTGCTCGGATCACCACCTGATCGCGACTCATTCCGCCGCTTGTTCTTCAAGCGCGTGCAGTCCACGCGGGCGTCGTATCGCATTGTGAATACCCTCGAACGCATTCTGATCGTTGACGATGATCCCATGGTCCGCGCCGTGGTCGGCTCCTGCCTGGTGCGCCAAGGCTACCGCGTGCTGGAAGCGGCCGACGGGGAACAGGCGATGGAGCGGATCGTGCGGGAGAAACCGGCGCTCGTCGTGCTCGACATCGAAATGCCGCGCGTCGGCGGGCTCGCCGTCCTGAGCCGGTTGCGCGAATCCGGCAATCTCACGCCCGTGCTGATCGTCTCGAGTCGCAGCCACGTGGATGATCGCGTGAACGGGCTCTCGTTGGGCGCGGACGATTATCTGACGAAGCCCTTCAACCAGGAGGAACTTCTGGCGCGGATTCGCGCGTTGCTCCGCCGCCAAGCAGCGACGGAAACGCCGATCCAGCGGCTGCAGTTCGGCGACGTCGAAGTGGCTTTGGACAAACGAACGGCGGTCTGCAAGGGCCGCACCACCCGGCTGTCGCGCACGGAGTGCGCGATCCTCGATCTGCTTGCGCGCTACGCGGGCACGCCGGTCAGTCGCGAGCGGCTGTTCGATCTCGTGTGGGGCTACACCTATTTGCCCGAAACGCGCACCCTCGACACGCACGTGTGGCGGCTGCGCAAAAAGATCGGGGACACGGGTGAGGAACCACGCTGGATCAAAAACGTGCCCGGCGTCGGCTATCAGCTCGATTGCAGCGAGCCAGCGGCACCGTCGAGCGTCTAGCCAGGCGCTGAGTAGGCTCACGGCCGGACCCGTTCACCCGGTTTGCACCTTCTGGAGGTGCATCTGCGCGCGCCGAATTTGTGACAGCTTCTTGACAGCGACGCGGCCCGATCGGGCCGATTGGCGGAGGCTTCCGACACGTGCGCCCACGGCTTCCAGTCCTTTCGGTTCCTTTGTCCGTCCCCGCCGCCGGCCCTGCCGGTACCAACCGCGCTCCGCGCCCACGGATTCTGCTCGTCTCCGACCGAGCGCCCAGGCCCGAGTCGCTCGCCGGACTGCTCGTGGAGAACGGCTATCTTGTAT is part of the Opitutus terrae PB90-1 genome and harbors:
- the hemN gene encoding oxygen-independent coproporphyrinogen III oxidase translates to MISPHEPTAAPVPPSPINLDLVRKYSVPGPRYTSYPPATQFTPELGSLALEEAIAEDNTPDAGPLSLYFHLPFCETRCWFCGCTTVVTRRRESAAEYLDWLGQEMRLTAARMNRARPVTQIHLGGGTPTFFPPDELRRLGTMIRELFTVSPDVEFSVEVDPRRLTFDHVAALREIGARRASLGVQDTNPEVQLAIHRVQPQAQNQRAVEWLREAGFNSINVDLIHGLPLQTATSFGHTIDDVLTLQPERLVVFSYAHVPWIKPAQRIFDDRGQLPSAEEKLGMFALAHARLTAAGYVDIGLDHFARPDDELAIAQRSGTLHRNFQGYSTHAGASLYAFGMSSISSTPTTYRQNHKTLPAWRDAIVAGQLPIERGLRLSLEDRRRRTIIMKIMCDRRLDYAALSQVFGFNFSERYAAILGSMSDLEADGLIERTGQALTVKPVGVPLLRVIAMRFDEYLAAAAGEQRHSKTI
- a CDS encoding 6-pyruvoyl trahydropterin synthase family protein; its protein translation is MPFRIAKSFTVESGHLLTKHPGSCRFPHGHSRTIEIIVTSDQLDAADMVCDFKALKAAATDAVHRFDHTFALNTADPRFAELRAAYGDHVVAFPDTDPTTEVLAREIFQQVRAKLQVPGVRLERVRVTETATSWAEYWE
- the sufU gene encoding Fe-S cluster assembly sulfur transfer protein SufU yields the protein MSADLSELYQQVILDHNKRPRNRGTLPKANRVAHGDNPSCGDQCSVYLRLDGDRIADISFDGSGCAISQASASLMTTQLKGKTAGEAEQLFKQFHDIVTSGQAPEEISDLAAFAGVHAFPARIKCATLGWHAALNALHGDPAEATTESHND
- a CDS encoding aminotransferase class V-fold PLP-dependent enzyme, with the translated sequence MPSWSTVRDDFPILHQQVHGKPLVYLDNAATTQKPRSVIDALVHYYERDNANVHRGLHALSTRATDAYEGARARIARFLNAADPAEIIFTRGTTESVNVVARSLAHVLKPGDVILSTEMEHHSNLVPWQQLARATGAKLRFVPIVGADAEGGLDLAALDRLLTPEVKVFAFTHLSNTLGTINPIAELCARARAIGALTVIDAAQSGGHAPLDVRALGCDYLVLSGHKMCGPTGIGVLYGKRELLDRLTPTETGGGMVVTVHYEDATWKPSPERFEAGTPNIAGAIGLAAACDYLDALGRDAIARHDHELGRLAYEKLAELPGIRLIGPRDGRSGVVSFAFEGVHAHDVVTFADEDGIALRGGHHCNQPLMRKLGLTSTTRASFYLYNTPEEIDALVASLRKILKFFGVS
- the nifJ gene encoding pyruvate:ferredoxin (flavodoxin) oxidoreductase — its product is MNTNGRKTTFKILDGNEAAASVAYRLNELIAIYPITPSSPMAEYCDEWAAAGKKNLWGEIPRIVEMQSEGGAAGAVHGGLLGGALTTTFTASQGLLLMVPNLYKIAGELLPLTIHVSARALAAQGLSIFGDQADVMACRATGCALLCSNSTQEAHDFALIAIAASYRSRVPFIHFFDGFRTSHEVQKITTISDDEIRAVIDEKDIAAFRARMMTPDKPTLRGTAQNPDVNFQGREAVNRFYDALPTIVQETMDRFAAVTGRAYKLFDYHGHPEAERVAIAMGSGVETLCETADWLAAKGEKVGVIAVRLFLPFHVKSFMAALPKTVKAIAVLDRTKEPGALGEPLYQTVITALAEARSELAGSPRVVGGRYGLGSKEFTPAMVRAVFENLSRWEPKNHFTVGIIDDVTGTSLPFDAEWDIEADDVRRCVFVGLGADGTVGANKNSIKIIGEQTDFYAQGYFVYDSKKSGSVTTSHLRFGPRPVHAPYLIRQGGFVACSQFSFVGRTEVLGYAKPGATVLLNSPYSPEQTWKVLPREWQSTLISKKLRLFVIDATKVAHDSGMGRRTNTVLQTCFFALSGVLPQDEAIAHIKKAITKTYGRKGEKVVQMNHAAVDAALAGLFEVKIPAAPETEAVATVPPAYADAPEFVRQVTAKLLANEGDLMPVSAIPLDGCWPTGTARFEKRNIALEIPVWDPAICIQCNKCAMVCPHAAIRPKFFDPAELAKAPEGFQSVPFKSTEFAGRHYTLQVAAEDCTGCSICVQVCPAKDKTNPKHKAIDMTPQAPLLAKARRDWDFFTKLPDPDRTKIDVSTVKNAQFLTPLFEFSGACAGCGETPYIKLITQLFGDRMVVGNATGCSSIYGGNLPTTPYCSDHHGRGPTWANSLFEDNAEFGLGLHLAVEQRARTAKEMLNRLAPKLDAGLVQSLLSADQSNEAGIAAQRERVAQLKDALRAMDSFEAKRLAFLADDLVKKCTWIFGGDGWAYDIGYGGLDHVLASGANVKVLVLDTEVYSNTGGQSSKATPMGAVAKFAASGKAIAKKDLALIAMQYGHVYVARVAFGAKDSQTLQAIREAEAYNGPALIIAYSHCIAHGFPLEHGLEQQKLAVDTGYWPLFRYDPRLAAKGEVPLKLDSPAPKTELAKFMANETRFGILRNVAPARAEELATQAQAQVRQHYALYQHLASPAHTNGNGHAPAAAVPAPKPVTPPKPSAS
- a CDS encoding dihydroorotate dehydrogenase-like protein → MQLNLATTYLGLPLRNPLIVGASPFSDDLEAARQLQEAGAAALVMRSLFEEQIDLEQRALNRDLEALTESFAEASSFFPEYGEYQLTPDRYLRQIELLTSELDIPIIASLNGRHPGGWLDYARKFEAAGADAIELNFYQLVTDPKVSGDEIEDELIETLRSVVTAVRIPVAVKLSPFHTSLPHFTQALRQAGAAGLVLFNRLYQPDFDVDALEVQPTLRLSDPGELLLRLRWLAILSPNHLGSLAASGGVHSGTDVAKAVLAGADAVQIVSAVLRQGPAVLKTLLQDFETWMRTHEYTHVGEFRGGLNLRHCPDPAALERANYQRILQTWKI
- a CDS encoding response regulator transcription factor — encoded protein: MNTLERILIVDDDPMVRAVVGSCLVRQGYRVLEAADGEQAMERIVREKPALVVLDIEMPRVGGLAVLSRLRESGNLTPVLIVSSRSHVDDRVNGLSLGADDYLTKPFNQEELLARIRALLRRQAATETPIQRLQFGDVEVALDKRTAVCKGRTTRLSRTECAILDLLARYAGTPVSRERLFDLVWGYTYLPETRTLDTHVWRLRKKIGDTGEEPRWIKNVPGVGYQLDCSEPAAPSSV